One window from the genome of Myxococcales bacterium encodes:
- a CDS encoding AMP-binding protein codes for MRINDFFADDLAALWCPAQGLTQAGLRAQAQSVTGVLDAATSGIDHPPRVALACRSLVSFVPGLLGAWASGATVQLLPNAQPQTLRRAYERCDLFLHDVVDAKHFSAKDVYVPDVIGGAAATPETASQVADLAERASLIFSTSGTTGEAAQSHKSVAQLYAEVRVLAALLDDAKVLLSTVPGHHLYGLLFGVLAPLRRGTAIITQQAFLPSEVAGAIAAGGVDVLVSTPPHLAAMRGVAMPKGLRVFSSGAPLPMEVHVALMSAHRWQLTDVLGSTETGGIATRSAPMARWRALPGVVLSTDDEMTTVTSPWCDNGRHVLADRLELNADGSFAHLGRRDDVVKIGGKRVAISAVEALLRRLPGVSDAAVLYDARPGVEGRLKYAIAGELRDKPRVTAAVRREFDPVFAPRQIVFVDRLPRDAVGKLPRAALAAMFAKAPPADASNRGTAAAAAPSVPMSLQGDVVTCDIRRELPFFDGHFPMLPVLAGAVVLQYVVLPAVRLLAPSLGRVGALRRIRFVQPVFPGAQIQVTGVRRGDEFSFEATSVGNVVASGVIACVPTEEAP; via the coding sequence ATGCGCATCAATGACTTTTTCGCGGACGATTTGGCGGCCCTGTGGTGCCCCGCGCAAGGCCTGACCCAGGCCGGGCTGCGCGCGCAAGCGCAGTCGGTCACGGGCGTGCTCGACGCGGCAACAAGCGGCATCGACCACCCGCCGCGCGTGGCCTTGGCCTGCCGAAGCCTGGTGAGCTTCGTGCCCGGCCTGCTTGGCGCGTGGGCATCTGGCGCCACGGTGCAACTCTTGCCAAACGCGCAGCCCCAGACGCTCCGCCGCGCCTATGAACGCTGTGACCTTTTTTTGCACGACGTCGTCGATGCCAAGCATTTCAGCGCCAAAGACGTCTACGTGCCGGATGTGATCGGCGGGGCCGCCGCAACGCCGGAAACGGCGTCGCAGGTCGCCGACCTAGCTGAGCGGGCAAGCCTGATCTTTTCAACCTCGGGCACCACCGGCGAGGCCGCGCAGTCGCACAAATCAGTGGCGCAGCTCTACGCCGAGGTGAGAGTGCTCGCCGCGCTCTTGGACGACGCCAAGGTGCTGCTTTCAACGGTGCCGGGTCATCACTTGTATGGGCTGTTGTTTGGCGTCTTGGCGCCGCTGCGCCGCGGCACGGCGATCATTACGCAGCAGGCGTTCTTGCCCTCTGAGGTGGCGGGGGCGATTGCTGCGGGCGGTGTCGACGTTTTGGTCAGCACCCCGCCGCATCTCGCCGCGATGCGGGGCGTGGCCATGCCCAAGGGGTTACGTGTCTTTTCAAGCGGCGCGCCACTGCCGATGGAGGTTCATGTCGCGCTGATGAGCGCGCATCGGTGGCAGCTTACCGACGTGCTCGGTTCCACCGAGACCGGCGGGATTGCCACGCGCAGCGCACCGATGGCGAGGTGGCGCGCCTTGCCTGGCGTCGTGCTGAGTACTGACGATGAGATGACCACGGTGACGTCGCCGTGGTGCGATAACGGACGCCACGTGTTGGCGGATCGTCTCGAATTGAACGCTGATGGCAGCTTTGCGCATCTCGGGCGTCGCGATGACGTTGTCAAGATTGGCGGCAAGCGCGTCGCGATTTCGGCGGTGGAGGCCTTGTTGCGCCGCCTTCCGGGCGTTAGCGACGCGGCGGTTTTATACGACGCGCGGCCAGGCGTGGAAGGCAGGCTCAAATACGCGATTGCCGGCGAGCTGCGCGACAAGCCACGCGTCACGGCCGCGGTGCGACGCGAATTTGATCCGGTCTTCGCGCCAAGGCAAATCGTCTTTGTCGACCGCCTGCCACGCGACGCCGTGGGCAAGCTGCCGCGCGCGGCGCTCGCCGCCATGTTTGCCAAGGCACCGCCGGCCGACGCCTCCAATCGTGGAACCGCTGCCGCGGCCGCGCCGAGCGTCCCAATGTCCTTGCAAGGCGACGTGGTCACCTGTGACATTCGCCGCGAGCTACCCTTCTTCGATGGACATTTCCCGATGCTGCCGGTGCTCGCGGGCGCCGTCGTGCTGCAATACGTGGTGCTCCCCGCCGTGCGCTTGCTAGCGCCCAGCCTCGGCAGGGTAGGCGCCCTACGCCGCATTCGCTTCGTGCAGCCTGTGTTTCCCGGCGCGCAAATCCAAGTCACAGGCGTGCGGCGGGGCGATGAGTTTTCGTTTGAGGCCACGAGCGTCGGCAACGTCGTCGCTTCGGGGGTGATCGCCTGCGTGCCCACCGAGGAGGCGCCGTGA
- a CDS encoding acyl carrier protein has translation MTLEDELKHLIVEALQLEDVAPASIDVTGSLFGEGLGLDSIDVLELATAIERKYGVKFAQNSPEVKQAFASVAALAAYIAANRAAA, from the coding sequence ATGACGCTCGAAGACGAACTCAAGCACCTGATTGTCGAGGCGCTGCAGCTAGAAGACGTGGCGCCCGCAAGCATCGACGTGACCGGCAGCCTCTTTGGCGAGGGCCTGGGCCTGGATTCTATCGATGTGCTCGAGTTGGCAACCGCGATCGAGCGCAAGTACGGCGTCAAGTTCGCACAAAACAGCCCTGAAGTTAAACAGGCGTTCGCCTCGGTGGCCGCGCTGGCGGCGTACATTGCGGCAAATCGCGCCGCGGCGTAA
- a CDS encoding outer membrane lipoprotein carrier protein LolA: MKQQARITAWSLAALLAGVVVMLSLVSAAHAGPAAAQPPANLRTQPLLPAAAQAKLFAQLRGIGNLHATFAEAKKITLLIKPLLSSGEIFFDRERGLARQTLAPSPQKVVLTSKTLSIWDGTSVRHTSLAQARDVAAIASAFPMLLRGDGPGLATMFRLELRGDTAGWWMLTLTPQRASLAKMLRNIAIVGHGSALYALEVYEANGDHARTVFDHVVINGAISDAAAQAWFSLPASRPL; the protein is encoded by the coding sequence ATGAAGCAGCAGGCGCGCATCACGGCTTGGTCGCTTGCCGCGCTGCTGGCGGGCGTCGTTGTGATGTTGTCGCTGGTCAGCGCCGCGCATGCCGGTCCGGCAGCGGCCCAGCCGCCGGCAAATTTGCGTACCCAGCCGCTGCTCCCCGCCGCCGCACAGGCAAAATTATTCGCGCAGCTGCGTGGCATCGGCAACCTTCACGCGACGTTCGCGGAGGCAAAGAAAATAACGCTCCTGATTAAACCGTTGCTGTCGAGCGGTGAAATCTTTTTTGATCGCGAGCGCGGCTTGGCGCGGCAGACGCTGGCGCCATCGCCACAAAAGGTCGTGTTGACCAGCAAGACCTTGAGCATCTGGGACGGTACCTCGGTGCGGCACACCTCGTTGGCGCAGGCGCGGGACGTGGCCGCGATTGCCTCGGCGTTTCCAATGTTGCTACGCGGCGATGGGCCGGGGCTGGCGACCATGTTTCGGCTTGAGCTGCGCGGCGACACCGCTGGCTGGTGGATGCTTACGCTGACGCCGCAGCGCGCCTCGCTCGCGAAGATGCTGCGCAACATCGCCATCGTCGGCCATGGCAGCGCTCTCTATGCGCTCGAGGTGTACGAGGCAAATGGCGATCACGCTCGCACGGTGTTTGATCACGTCGTTATCAATGGAGCCATCAGCGACGCCGCGGCGCAGGCGTGGTTTAGCCTGCCGGCGTCGAGGCCGTTGTGA
- the fabG gene encoding 3-oxoacyl-ACP reductase FabG: MTLPNPRTALVTGGSRGIGAAVARTLARDGLDVVVTCVQGVAAAEAVAAEVRALGRRAQVLAFDVKDSAATGAAIRVLLESTPIDVVVNNAGIIADGLFPALSAQAWHDVLRTSLDGFYNVTQPLIMAMAKRRWGRVINMTSISGVHGNRGQVNYAAAKAGLIGATKSLALEFAKRGITVNAVAPGLIDTDMIAGAPVSELIAQIPMARLGQAQEVAEVVAFLASERASYVTGQVIAVAGGL; encoded by the coding sequence ATGACGCTGCCTAACCCGCGCACCGCGCTCGTCACCGGGGGCAGCCGCGGCATTGGTGCCGCGGTGGCAAGGACGCTGGCACGCGATGGCCTGGACGTGGTGGTGACGTGCGTGCAAGGCGTCGCGGCCGCGGAGGCCGTGGCCGCCGAGGTGCGAGCGCTAGGGCGGCGCGCGCAGGTCTTGGCATTTGATGTGAAAGACTCAGCGGCGACGGGGGCGGCGATAAGGGTGCTGCTGGAGTCTACGCCCATCGACGTCGTGGTGAACAACGCCGGGATTATCGCTGACGGCCTCTTTCCGGCGCTCTCGGCGCAGGCGTGGCACGACGTTCTTCGCACCAGCCTCGACGGTTTTTACAATGTCACGCAACCCTTGATTATGGCGATGGCCAAACGTCGCTGGGGCCGCGTCATCAACATGACCAGCATCTCGGGCGTCCACGGCAATCGCGGCCAGGTAAATTACGCCGCCGCGAAGGCGGGGCTTATCGGCGCCACCAAGTCGCTAGCGCTCGAATTCGCCAAGCGCGGCATCACGGTGAATGCGGTGGCGCCGGGACTTATCGACACCGACATGATCGCGGGCGCGCCGGTCAGCGAACTCATTGCGCAGATTCCTATGGCGCGCCTGGGGCAGGCGCAAGAAGTCGCCGAGGTCGTCGCATTCTTGGCGTCGGAACGGGCGAGCTATGTGACGGGTCAGGTCATCGCCGTGGCCGGAGGCTTGTAG
- a CDS encoding beta-ketoacyl-[acyl-carrier-protein] synthase II, with product MGQVAENAAAGADCFSDSSVFADLPFSAPVGAMRDLTATDGVVIGGARTRVMQVALPSVIAIAPAVTRAVARWGAARVGYIFASSTGGLEQTEQALLATGEQGASPSRAGLYADHAMNATSDAIAAYWGISGYRFAVSTACSSSLKAAKSALRLIEAGLADAVVVGCADSLCRTTLMGFNSLGILSSSPTRPFSAERAGITIGEGSAYILIEREAPRAETLCVLAGLGESADAFHPSSPDPEAKGAIASMAEAIANAGLVAGDIDYVSAHGTGTQQNDAMESLAIRTLCPGAPVSGTKALTGHTLGAAGLTSLVLAIESLRRQTCLPTPRAMPVDESLGLTIVHQAQRRALRHVLVNSFAFGGNNCTAVISVAVPPNGEALR from the coding sequence ATGGGGCAGGTGGCAGAAAATGCCGCCGCAGGGGCCGACTGTTTTTCAGATAGCAGCGTCTTTGCGGATTTGCCATTTTCGGCGCCGGTTGGCGCCATGCGCGATTTGACCGCCACGGATGGCGTTGTCATCGGCGGCGCGCGCACGAGGGTGATGCAGGTCGCGCTGCCGTCCGTGATCGCCATCGCGCCGGCCGTGACGCGCGCCGTGGCGAGATGGGGGGCGGCGCGCGTTGGCTACATTTTTGCGAGCTCGACCGGCGGCCTCGAGCAGACCGAGCAGGCGCTGTTGGCAACGGGCGAGCAGGGGGCGTCGCCGAGTCGTGCGGGTTTGTATGCCGACCACGCAATGAACGCCACGAGCGACGCGATCGCGGCCTATTGGGGTATTAGCGGCTATCGCTTTGCGGTGTCGACGGCGTGTTCTTCTAGCCTCAAGGCCGCAAAATCGGCGTTGCGGTTGATCGAGGCCGGTCTAGCAGATGCGGTGGTGGTCGGCTGCGCCGATTCACTGTGCCGCACCACGCTCATGGGTTTTAACAGCCTGGGAATCTTATCGTCGTCGCCGACCCGACCATTTTCTGCGGAGCGCGCCGGGATTACCATTGGCGAGGGGTCCGCCTATATTTTGATCGAGCGCGAGGCCCCCCGCGCGGAAACGCTTTGCGTGCTGGCCGGTCTTGGCGAGAGCGCAGATGCCTTTCATCCCTCGAGTCCCGATCCGGAGGCCAAAGGTGCCATTGCGAGCATGGCCGAAGCCATCGCCAATGCAGGGCTCGTTGCCGGCGACATAGATTACGTATCGGCGCATGGTACCGGCACCCAGCAAAACGACGCGATGGAAAGCCTAGCCATTCGCACGTTATGTCCCGGCGCCCCAGTGTCGGGCACGAAGGCGCTGACCGGGCACACGCTCGGCGCTGCGGGCCTGACCTCGCTGGTGCTCGCCATCGAATCGCTGCGGCGGCAGACCTGCCTGCCTACGCCGCGCGCCATGCCGGTTGACGAAAGCCTTGGTTTGACGATCGTCCATCAAGCGCAGCGGCGGGCGCTTCGTCATGTATTGGTGAACTCATTTGCCTTTGGCGGCAACAATTGCACGGCCGTCATATCGGTCGCCGTGCCACCCAACGGTGAGGCCTTGCGATGA
- a CDS encoding polysaccharide deacetylase family protein, which yields MGVALAKAAAVKLAALGWVVACVYLLAAPYAWLAAGVGLAAMVWWLVRAVAHPRSQFFLPVAWRGKGNTGAIALTFDDGPDPEVTPKILALLKAYDAKATFFVLGSRAAEHPALVQHIIAEGHEIGTHTMSHRVRFHVGRAAYIHREIVEAVRVVGEIIGKTPLLFRPPQGLRSPLVADGLRALPQLQCISWTARGRDSLRTTSEAIMRRLRGSLAPGAILVLHDGCGLGGGADRAPTLEALRELLEACRAKALRCETVGSLTGLAPYASDALRAARDPALDRLCFPWRDTLPWPVYALYRTLRALLVLSSFAFFWLGAVLCAWLALPMVWLWPGTRAQKLGRCQRVIRRCFSLFHGYMRVCRLVDVVPLGPLPPPAEPTRGRILVANHTTLIDMTAIIATYPNVICVAKSSYANSALVGRVLRLAGFVAAGTDLHGHHDMLAQCAERLRLGFDVLIFPEGTRSPPGGLQPFHRGAFEIACKNAVEVVHLHMTASPPALSKGLPFWRHPDRVCRLAIRPATVVEPEQFQGNSRAMARAAEAQFREYLALPSVSIVGSRSELR from the coding sequence GTGGGAGTGGCCTTGGCCAAGGCCGCGGCCGTAAAGCTCGCGGCGCTTGGATGGGTGGTGGCGTGTGTTTATTTGCTGGCGGCGCCCTATGCATGGTTGGCCGCGGGGGTTGGGTTGGCGGCGATGGTGTGGTGGCTGGTGCGTGCCGTCGCGCATCCGCGTAGCCAATTCTTTTTGCCCGTAGCGTGGCGAGGCAAGGGCAATACAGGCGCGATCGCGCTTACGTTCGACGACGGGCCTGATCCTGAGGTAACGCCGAAAATTCTCGCGCTGCTTAAAGCCTATGACGCTAAGGCGACGTTTTTTGTGCTTGGCTCGCGCGCGGCTGAGCACCCAGCCCTCGTGCAGCACATCATCGCCGAGGGCCACGAAATTGGCACCCACACGATGAGCCACCGCGTACGGTTTCACGTTGGCCGTGCCGCGTATATTCACCGCGAAATCGTCGAGGCCGTGCGCGTCGTCGGCGAAATAATCGGCAAGACGCCGCTGTTGTTTCGACCCCCGCAAGGCCTGCGCTCACCCCTGGTCGCCGACGGCCTGCGGGCGCTACCGCAGTTGCAATGCATTTCCTGGACCGCGCGGGGACGCGACTCATTGCGCACCACGAGCGAGGCGATCATGAGGCGCCTGCGCGGCAGCCTGGCACCAGGCGCCATCTTGGTCTTGCACGACGGATGCGGCCTGGGTGGCGGAGCCGATCGGGCGCCCACCTTGGAGGCGCTGCGCGAATTGCTTGAGGCCTGCCGCGCCAAGGCGCTGCGTTGCGAGACCGTCGGCTCGCTTACGGGCCTAGCGCCTTATGCCAGCGACGCCTTGCGAGCGGCTCGAGACCCGGCGCTTGACCGGCTATGCTTTCCCTGGCGCGATACCCTGCCGTGGCCAGTCTACGCGCTGTATCGCACCTTACGAGCCCTCCTCGTCTTGAGCTCCTTTGCTTTTTTTTGGCTTGGCGCCGTGCTGTGCGCATGGCTGGCTTTACCGATGGTGTGGTTGTGGCCCGGTACCCGCGCGCAAAAGCTGGGCCGTTGCCAACGGGTAATTCGGCGTTGTTTTAGCTTGTTCCACGGCTACATGCGGGTTTGCCGGTTGGTAGATGTGGTGCCGCTAGGACCCTTGCCGCCGCCTGCCGAGCCGACTCGGGGCCGCATCTTGGTGGCCAATCACACGACGTTAATTGACATGACCGCGATCATCGCGACCTATCCCAACGTGATCTGCGTCGCCAAGAGCAGCTACGCCAATAGCGCGCTGGTTGGGCGCGTGCTGCGGCTCGCGGGCTTTGTCGCCGCAGGGACCGACCTCCATGGGCATCACGACATGCTGGCGCAATGCGCCGAGCGCTTGCGGCTTGGCTTTGATGTCTTAATCTTCCCCGAAGGCACGCGTTCACCGCCGGGAGGCCTGCAACCCTTTCATCGCGGGGCGTTTGAGATCGCGTGTAAGAACGCCGTTGAGGTGGTTCATCTCCACATGACCGCTTCGCCGCCGGCGCTGAGCAAGGGCTTGCCATTTTGGCGTCACCCCGACCGCGTGTGCCGGCTTGCAATTCGGCCGGCGACTGTGGTTGAACCTGAGCAATTTCAGGGTAATAGCCGCGCAATGGCGCGCGCGGCAGAGGCGCAATTTCGTGAATATTTAGCCCTGCCAAGCGTCTCAATCGTAGGCAGCCGCAGCGAACTGAGATAA
- a CDS encoding DUF3261 domain-containing protein produces MTRPRLLGAAVVLGILAWFALIVPRLVITTDITRFMPSPSGGEAAARSAVVLAAMRHSDAAQRLIIDVSLTSPPPDEAAAVDLLHAITAQLQLQLQRSPLVRLVSSGVTTAEQDAIVEYLRAQPPWMYLAAEAYAPPEIDRRLRALSAKLAGAESAMHAALAPADPLGSMTDALQALHAAQASTLGSYEGLLVTADQRHAFLFVTTYASAFDAPAQRELVAQLRAWELAHPAVTLMLAGAAPYAIASEAQIKRDISRIGLVSTLGILLLFLLLFRDLRLLALALLPLGVGCAAGVLACHYSFGSIHGITIAFGTSLLGVGIDYVEHFYAHVALSPGHSARAAMASVWRSLLMGGISTVLGFAGLYFSGVAGLREMGVFAAAAIAASLLVTIVVVPAWMPAAYRPPRAAAWLHGWARRLLMVVGRLPWSRGARGLLIAGCLGIASLGAVSARFTDDVALLSAANGPHRDADLAVRARLADGAGDDQALAALMPAGAGGVAAQLETVTSALAGARALGLVDGFLDVSRFVPSDEQQQVRHQSAVESVPVVKSKLLELEFSVEAFAPYFAALAAPPAWLAYADFVRSPLGQQWVQSGVLRRDLVILPLRGVRDLAALRAHVEARAPAVITKPDHEIRTVFAAARGKIITASLLGALAIFGLLWARYRRLAKALAALLPAVIAIAATVGMLAAMGIALHILHLLALLLVLAMATDFGVFLVDKAADVDEAATSLVSMLVAALTTILSFGLLGFSENHGMAALGYTVALGISLALLLCPLIMVALRMPLVTVVLATALALGACHRAPPSRMVIAVDDAAYPYKLKAPADLHPDLAASQTIEVRSLGDAAGAPQAFNAMLQKHRETLLVVGVGPMNTRAFTIEQSATQVVYERYMGPPMRISPRGVIVDIQRVFYARVPRTSGACDGELAADVGDERVVESWRDGDLVRRTFTRAGYAEPIAVEFVYATPSGGPALCRDGTDAARVTLRNPWFGYELAIENRSMERL; encoded by the coding sequence GTGACGCGCCCGCGCTTGCTCGGTGCGGCGGTGGTGCTTGGCATCTTGGCCTGGTTCGCGCTAATCGTGCCGCGCTTGGTCATCACCACCGACATCACCCGCTTTATGCCCTCGCCAAGTGGTGGCGAGGCGGCGGCGCGGTCGGCGGTCGTCTTGGCGGCGATGCGGCATAGCGATGCGGCGCAGCGGCTCATCATTGACGTTTCGCTTACATCGCCGCCGCCTGATGAGGCCGCTGCCGTCGACCTGCTGCATGCCATCACGGCCCAGCTACAGTTGCAATTGCAACGGTCGCCGCTCGTCCGCCTCGTAAGCAGTGGTGTGACGACGGCGGAGCAGGACGCCATTGTGGAATACCTGCGGGCGCAGCCGCCGTGGATGTATTTAGCAGCCGAGGCCTATGCGCCCCCCGAGATTGATCGCCGACTCCGCGCGCTGAGTGCCAAGCTCGCGGGCGCCGAAAGCGCCATGCATGCCGCGCTGGCGCCCGCTGATCCGCTCGGCTCGATGACCGACGCGTTGCAGGCACTGCACGCAGCGCAAGCGTCGACGCTTGGCAGCTACGAGGGATTGCTCGTGACCGCGGATCAGCGACACGCATTTTTGTTTGTGACGACATACGCCTCGGCATTTGACGCCCCGGCACAACGCGAGCTAGTGGCCCAGCTGCGCGCGTGGGAACTCGCGCACCCTGCCGTGACGCTTATGCTCGCCGGCGCGGCGCCGTATGCGATTGCGTCGGAAGCGCAAATAAAGCGCGATATCTCGCGAATTGGGTTGGTGTCGACGTTGGGGATCTTGCTCCTCTTTCTGCTGCTTTTTCGCGATCTCCGCCTGCTGGCGCTCGCGCTGTTGCCGCTGGGGGTAGGTTGTGCTGCGGGCGTGCTAGCGTGCCACTATTCATTTGGCTCGATCCACGGCATCACCATCGCCTTTGGCACATCCTTGCTTGGTGTTGGCATCGACTATGTCGAGCATTTTTACGCTCATGTGGCACTCAGCCCCGGTCACAGCGCGCGCGCGGCGATGGCAAGCGTGTGGCGCAGCCTGCTCATGGGCGGCATATCTACCGTGCTCGGATTTGCAGGCCTTTATTTTTCAGGCGTGGCCGGGCTGCGCGAGATGGGGGTGTTCGCCGCGGCGGCGATCGCCGCGTCGTTGCTGGTGACCATCGTTGTGGTGCCGGCGTGGATGCCTGCCGCGTATCGCCCACCCAGGGCCGCGGCGTGGTTGCACGGCTGGGCGCGTCGCCTGCTCATGGTCGTCGGACGGCTGCCGTGGTCGCGCGGTGCGAGGGGCTTGCTGATCGCCGGCTGCCTTGGCATCGCCAGCCTGGGCGCCGTGTCCGCGCGCTTCACCGATGATGTTGCGTTGCTCTCAGCGGCAAACGGTCCTCATCGGGACGCAGACCTAGCGGTGCGCGCGCGCCTGGCGGATGGTGCCGGCGACGACCAGGCCTTGGCCGCCTTGATGCCCGCAGGCGCAGGCGGCGTCGCCGCACAGCTCGAAACTGTGACGAGCGCGCTTGCAGGCGCACGCGCCCTTGGCCTTGTCGATGGATTTCTCGACGTATCGCGGTTTGTGCCGAGCGACGAACAACAACAGGTGCGACATCAGTCAGCGGTGGAGTCGGTGCCCGTGGTGAAGTCAAAGCTCCTCGAACTTGAGTTTTCGGTCGAAGCATTCGCACCCTATTTTGCGGCGCTCGCTGCACCGCCAGCGTGGCTTGCGTATGCGGATTTTGTGAGATCCCCGTTGGGCCAGCAATGGGTGCAGAGCGGGGTTTTACGCCGTGATCTTGTCATTCTGCCTTTGCGGGGCGTGCGAGATTTGGCCGCGTTGCGTGCGCACGTCGAGGCCCGGGCACCGGCCGTCATTACAAAACCTGACCATGAGATTCGGACGGTATTTGCGGCGGCGCGGGGGAAAATCATCACGGCGTCGTTACTTGGCGCCCTAGCGATTTTTGGGTTGCTTTGGGCGCGTTATCGCCGCCTGGCCAAGGCGTTGGCGGCGCTGTTGCCCGCGGTCATCGCGATCGCGGCCACCGTTGGCATGCTCGCCGCCATGGGCATCGCGCTGCACATTCTGCACTTACTTGCCCTCTTGCTCGTGCTGGCGATGGCCACCGACTTTGGCGTGTTCTTGGTCGATAAGGCCGCGGATGTCGACGAAGCCGCGACCTCGCTAGTAAGCATGTTAGTCGCCGCCCTCACCACGATCTTGTCGTTCGGCTTGCTTGGCTTTAGCGAAAATCATGGCATGGCGGCGCTGGGCTACACGGTCGCGCTAGGCATCTCATTGGCATTGCTGCTGTGCCCGCTCATTATGGTGGCGCTGCGCATGCCGCTCGTTACCGTGGTGCTTGCCACGGCGCTGGCGCTGGGCGCTTGTCACCGCGCGCCGCCGTCGCGCATGGTGATCGCCGTCGACGACGCTGCATATCCGTACAAACTCAAGGCACCGGCGGACCTGCATCCGGATCTTGCGGCCTCCCAAACGATCGAAGTGCGTTCGCTCGGCGATGCCGCCGGCGCGCCACAAGCCTTCAATGCCATGTTGCAGAAACATCGCGAGACGCTGCTCGTCGTCGGCGTTGGGCCGATGAATACGCGCGCGTTCACCATCGAGCAATCCGCGACGCAGGTGGTGTACGAGCGCTACATGGGCCCGCCGATGCGGATCTCGCCGCGCGGCGTGATCGTCGACATTCAGCGCGTGTTCTACGCGCGCGTGCCGCGAACCTCTGGCGCCTGCGATGGCGAGCTTGCGGCCGACGTCGGCGACGAGCGCGTCGTCGAAAGCTGGCGCGACGGCGACCTGGTGCGCCGGACGTTTACGCGCGCCGGGTATGCCGAGCCGATCGCGGTCGAGTTCGTCTATGCGACGCCCTCGGGCGGCCCAGCGCTGTGTCGCGACGGCACCGACGCCGCGCGCGTTACGCTGCGCAATCCGTGGTTTGGCTACGAGCTCGCGATCGAAAATCGATCGATGGAGCGCTTGTAA
- a CDS encoding beta-ketoacyl synthase chain length factor has translation MSLALGTPLHVLGVGYFSTAHGTSTAGGPRTGPHKPAFALLVGRARRFTSLVMQMHVEVCQQATAGLPREVACGSVFCSNHGEVQTAADIIGDIREHQAVSSARFALSVHNSPSGVYSIAAGRREPTTTITSGASSFAAGMVEAVLTAQERAGVVLVSYADEPVPVVFGGDADSDGRAVALLLGDATALTSSGLASLGMLSLAERAATYVITQADALAAGAALAALVKARQPGQVALGSLRDGFDIVAHVSTQVAS, from the coding sequence ATGAGCCTCGCGCTGGGGACGCCCTTGCACGTGCTCGGCGTGGGATATTTTTCGACGGCGCACGGGACCTCGACGGCGGGCGGCCCGCGCACGGGGCCACACAAACCAGCCTTCGCCTTGTTGGTCGGGCGCGCGCGCCGATTCACCAGTCTGGTCATGCAAATGCATGTCGAGGTTTGCCAACAGGCAACGGCGGGGCTGCCGCGCGAGGTGGCGTGCGGATCGGTGTTTTGCAGTAATCACGGCGAGGTGCAGACCGCAGCCGATATCATCGGCGATATTCGCGAGCACCAGGCGGTAAGCTCGGCTCGCTTTGCCCTGAGCGTGCACAATTCGCCGTCGGGCGTATACTCGATCGCGGCAGGCCGTCGCGAGCCCACGACGACCATCACCAGCGGCGCGTCGTCATTTGCGGCCGGCATGGTGGAGGCGGTGCTCACGGCGCAAGAGCGCGCGGGCGTCGTCTTGGTGAGTTACGCCGACGAGCCCGTGCCCGTCGTGTTTGGTGGCGACGCCGACAGCGATGGCAGGGCCGTGGCCTTGTTGCTCGGCGATGCGACGGCGCTTACGAGTTCGGGACTGGCCTCGCTCGGCATGTTGTCGCTCGCTGAACGCGCCGCGACGTACGTCATTACCCAGGCCGACGCCTTAGCCGCGGGCGCGGCGTTGGCGGCGCTGGTGAAAGCGCGGCAGCCAGGGCAGGTTGCGCTCGGTTCCTTGCGAGATGGCTTTGATATCGTAGCGCACGTTTCCACGCAGGTGGCGTCATGA